The following coding sequences are from one Deinococcus aerophilus window:
- a CDS encoding ABC transporter permease, with protein MTHLSQSRPSGDAARVALIACAVAAAGMLLFPLAALGRGFSADAVLLHLSGSVLNLASNQQAPLPATATPLALGWATLALLAVTLFGAARRTGWFWVSGLLTFLMAVTAVVMLDGALAHQIERVATDSTLRAGARRQLRNFYDGGGMNLGLFLPMLAGLIATGAGLSARSWWLDRFNRMRGLLVPISAITLAVVVGAVVVLAVQPAVNPTGKALTLWGGWLAKSDVVYFVYSTLFAPITRLSPLLSSLKLATPLIFTGLSVAFAFRTGLFNIGAPGQLTAGAIGAMLVGVYGPASLGWALLPLSVIAAGAGGALWGAIPGILKARFGSSEVINTIMLNYVASAIFIFMIGSDSFPFLGRDYPLPFKAPGFEAKSEELQQAAQLPSLLDVFNVGAPGGGYVLSIGIVVALIAFFVARPLLKTVRNGAVIALVIAVVFGALTWRIGVPADVAGSRLNGSFLIALACVALFGTLMWRTATGYALRAVGLSPKAAEYGGISVARGTILAMTLAGMFAGLAGTHYVNGGALDEYRLKSNMPVSVGFDGIAVALMGQNTPTGVVLASLLFGTVDTGGVDVDQQLEAVNKDIVTVLKALIVLFIAAGGFLSRRVVDPPPPQLVAATDRTGKDDGGKLSPGEAARQAGTPNPNVGYSSEENTREGGK; from the coding sequence GTGACCCACCTCTCTCAATCTCGTCCATCCGGGGACGCGGCGCGCGTCGCGCTGATCGCCTGCGCGGTGGCCGCCGCCGGAATGCTGCTGTTTCCCCTGGCAGCGCTGGGCCGGGGCTTCAGTGCCGACGCCGTCCTGCTGCACCTCAGCGGCTCGGTTCTGAACCTGGCCTCCAACCAGCAAGCTCCCCTGCCCGCCACCGCCACGCCCCTGGCCCTGGGCTGGGCCACGCTCGCGCTGCTGGCCGTCACCCTCTTTGGGGCCGCGCGGCGCACCGGCTGGTTCTGGGTCTCCGGCCTGCTGACCTTCCTCATGGCAGTCACGGCGGTCGTGATGCTCGACGGCGCGCTGGCCCACCAGATCGAGCGTGTGGCGACCGACTCCACCCTGCGGGCAGGAGCGCGGCGGCAACTGCGCAACTTCTATGACGGCGGCGGCATGAACCTGGGTCTGTTCCTGCCCATGCTCGCGGGCCTGATCGCCACCGGGGCGGGGCTCAGCGCGCGGTCGTGGTGGCTCGACCGCTTCAACCGCATGCGCGGGCTGCTGGTCCCCATCTCGGCCATCACGCTGGCTGTGGTGGTGGGCGCGGTCGTGGTTCTCGCCGTGCAGCCCGCCGTCAATCCCACCGGCAAGGCGCTGACGCTGTGGGGCGGCTGGCTGGCCAAAAGCGACGTGGTGTATTTCGTGTATTCCACCCTGTTTGCTCCGATCACCCGCCTCTCGCCGCTGCTGTCCAGCCTCAAGCTGGCGACCCCGCTGATCTTCACCGGCCTGTCGGTGGCCTTCGCGTTCCGCACCGGTCTGTTCAACATCGGCGCGCCGGGGCAGCTTACCGCCGGGGCCATCGGGGCCATGCTCGTCGGGGTGTACGGCCCCGCCTCGCTGGGCTGGGCGCTGCTGCCGCTGTCGGTGATCGCGGCCGGAGCCGGCGGCGCGCTGTGGGGCGCGATTCCGGGCATCCTGAAGGCCCGCTTCGGCTCCAGCGAGGTCATCAACACCATCATGCTCAACTACGTCGCCTCGGCAATCTTCATCTTCATGATCGGCAGCGACTCGTTTCCGTTCCTGGGCCGCGACTACCCGCTGCCCTTCAAGGCCCCCGGCTTTGAAGCCAAGAGCGAGGAGCTGCAACAGGCCGCCCAGCTGCCCAGCCTGCTCGACGTGTTCAATGTGGGTGCGCCGGGCGGAGGGTACGTGCTGAGCATCGGCATCGTGGTTGCGCTGATTGCCTTCTTCGTGGCGCGCCCTCTTCTGAAGACGGTTCGCAACGGCGCCGTGATCGCGCTGGTGATTGCCGTGGTGTTCGGAGCACTGACGTGGCGCATCGGCGTGCCGGCCGACGTGGCCGGCAGCCGCCTGAACGGATCGTTCCTGATCGCACTGGCGTGCGTGGCGCTGTTCGGCACCCTGATGTGGCGCACCGCGACCGGCTACGCGCTGCGCGCAGTGGGCCTCTCGCCCAAGGCGGCCGAGTACGGCGGCATCAGCGTGGCGCGCGGCACCATCCTGGCCATGACGCTGGCGGGCATGTTCGCCGGGCTGGCCGGCACCCATTACGTCAACGGCGGCGCGCTCGACGAGTACCGCCTGAAAAGCAACATGCCGGTCAGCGTGGGCTTTGACGGCATCGCCGTGGCCCTGATGGGCCAGAACACTCCCACCGGGGTGGTACTTGCCAGCCTGCTGTTCGGCACGGTGGACACCGGCGGCGTGGACGTGGACCAGCAGCTCGAAGCCGTCAACAAGGACATCGTGACCGTACTCAAGGCCCTGATCGTACTGTTCATCGCCGCCGGGGGCTTCCTCAGCCGCCGCGTGGTCGATCCACCGCCACCGCAACTGGTCGCGGCCACAGACCGCACCGGAAAGGATGACGGCGGCAAGCTCTCGCCCGGCGAGGCCGCGCGGCAGGCGGGCACGCCCAACCCGAACGTGGGCTACAGCAGCGAAGAGAACACCCGTGAGGGAGGCAAATAA
- the ndk gene encoding nucleoside-diphosphate kinase translates to MERTFAMIKPDGVRRGLTPEILARLQRKGYRVVGLKQMVISRQTAEAHYGEHKERPFFGELVDFITGGPVVAIALEGENAILGWRAMMGATNPANAAPGTIRADFATTTGENVTHGSDSPESAERELGLFFAEGELLS, encoded by the coding sequence ATGGAACGTACTTTTGCCATGATCAAGCCCGACGGCGTGCGCCGCGGCCTGACCCCTGAAATTCTCGCCCGCCTTCAGCGCAAGGGCTACCGTGTGGTGGGCCTCAAGCAGATGGTGATTTCCCGCCAGACCGCCGAGGCCCACTACGGTGAACACAAGGAGCGCCCCTTCTTCGGCGAGCTGGTGGACTTCATCACCGGCGGTCCGGTGGTGGCCATCGCGCTGGAAGGCGAAAACGCCATTCTGGGCTGGCGCGCCATGATGGGCGCCACCAACCCGGCCAACGCGGCCCCCGGCACCATCCGTGCGGACTTCGCCACCACCACCGGCGAGAACGTCACCCACGGCAGCGACAGCCCCGAGAGCGCCGAGCGCGAACTGGGTCTGTTCTTCGCGGAAGGCGAACTGCTCAGCTGA
- a CDS encoding GGDEF domain-containing protein, with protein sequence MRTLTSSLQQRLQNSRRYVAYAAGLAYLLYVLVTTVFSPPGGLPQSLQGPKYWAALITVCGGLTLLAAPSRLREISLAAFIGYLTALIFEVPKLVELGLPPLHLGLWLNLEVMVCFLVFGSRWGAGLGALIISVMLLALVLGGPQSATRVSDWTTVILVLVVTGFISYVSMSFTERNLLMSAQDREKLRAARLDAVTEVYGRGAIEEELQRALRFARESNTPMSVIVTDIDHFKAVNDRYGHATGDDVLRAVAKRLRRNVGGSGGLVGRWGGEEFVVLLPGISKTDALAVAERLRREISEQPLADLRVTASFGVAAYRGAHDTPDQLFGRADLAMYEAKNAGRNAVR encoded by the coding sequence ATGCGGACACTCACCAGTTCTCTTCAGCAGCGGCTCCAGAACAGCCGGCGATACGTGGCGTACGCCGCTGGACTGGCCTATCTGCTGTACGTGCTGGTGACCACCGTGTTCAGTCCGCCTGGGGGCCTGCCGCAGTCTTTGCAGGGCCCCAAATACTGGGCGGCGCTGATTACCGTGTGTGGCGGACTGACCCTGCTGGCCGCTCCCAGTCGGCTGCGGGAGATCTCGCTGGCAGCCTTTATCGGGTATCTGACGGCGCTGATCTTCGAGGTACCCAAGCTGGTGGAGCTGGGCCTGCCGCCGCTGCACCTGGGGCTGTGGCTGAACTTGGAGGTCATGGTCTGTTTTCTGGTCTTCGGGTCGCGCTGGGGCGCCGGCCTGGGCGCCCTGATCATCTCGGTGATGCTGCTGGCGCTGGTTCTGGGGGGACCGCAGTCGGCCACCCGCGTCTCGGACTGGACCACGGTCATTCTGGTGCTGGTCGTCACCGGCTTTATCTCCTATGTCAGCATGAGCTTTACCGAGAGAAATCTGCTGATGAGCGCCCAGGACCGTGAAAAGCTGCGCGCTGCCCGGCTGGACGCGGTGACTGAGGTGTATGGCCGCGGCGCAATCGAGGAAGAGCTGCAGCGCGCCCTGCGCTTTGCCCGTGAGTCCAACACGCCCATGAGCGTGATCGTCACCGACATCGACCACTTCAAGGCGGTCAATGACCGTTACGGACACGCCACCGGGGACGACGTGCTGCGGGCGGTGGCCAAGCGGCTGCGGCGCAACGTGGGCGGCTCGGGTGGGCTGGTGGGCCGCTGGGGCGGCGAGGAATTCGTCGTGCTGCTGCCTGGCATTTCCAAGACCGACGCCCTGGCGGTGGCCGAGCGACTGCGCCGCGAGATCAGCGAGCAGCCGCTGGCCGACCTGCGGGTCACGGCCAGTTTCGGGGTGGCCGCCTACCGGGGTGCCCACGACACCCCCGATCAGCTGTTCGGACGCGCCGATCTGGCGATGTACGAGGCCAAGAACGCGGGCCGGAATGCGGTGCGGTAA
- a CDS encoding nitroreductase family protein, which yields MTPLFPEPLPLIEGMLARRTTNGPFLPGPVRREDQHTLMRVAQAAPSHFNSQPWRFVLIENPETIGRVAELAGQSMTELIEAGLFFERYRRYFRFSEAELEEKRDGIHIDHLPGPLKPFTRQVFSDAGLRVMRQLGVPRKLGEDNRRLVAGSPLLLAALLDRTEYRPGELSGFYSVFGLGAAMENIWNAVGALGMGIQFVSTPMEIPRHWQSLKDLLAVPDDLELMAVYRLGYLPPQGARPSIDWSSRHRKRLSQFVYRETCAQPEAGEFTSGFGEQIRAD from the coding sequence ATGACCCCCCTTTTCCCTGAGCCCCTGCCGCTGATCGAGGGCATGCTCGCGCGGCGCACGACCAACGGTCCCTTTCTGCCGGGGCCGGTCCGGCGCGAGGACCAGCACACCCTGATGCGGGTGGCCCAGGCTGCTCCCAGCCACTTCAACAGCCAGCCGTGGCGCTTCGTGTTGATCGAGAACCCCGAGACCATCGGGCGGGTGGCCGAACTGGCGGGCCAGAGCATGACCGAGCTCATTGAAGCGGGACTGTTCTTCGAGCGCTACCGCCGGTATTTCCGGTTCTCGGAGGCCGAGCTGGAAGAAAAGCGCGACGGCATTCACATCGACCACCTGCCCGGCCCGCTCAAGCCCTTTACCCGGCAGGTCTTCAGCGACGCGGGCCTGCGGGTCATGCGGCAGCTGGGCGTGCCCAGGAAACTGGGCGAGGACAACCGCCGGCTGGTGGCCGGCAGTCCGCTGCTGCTCGCCGCGCTGCTGGACCGGACCGAGTACCGCCCCGGAGAACTGTCGGGCTTTTACAGCGTCTTTGGCCTGGGAGCGGCCATGGAGAACATCTGGAACGCGGTGGGGGCGCTGGGCATGGGCATCCAGTTTGTCAGCACGCCGATGGAGATTCCGCGGCACTGGCAGAGCCTCAAGGACCTGCTGGCCGTGCCCGACGACTTGGAGCTGATGGCGGTCTACCGCCTGGGGTACCTGCCGCCGCAGGGAGCGCGTCCGAGCATCGACTGGAGCAGCCGCCACCGCAAACGGCTGTCCCAGTTCGTGTACCGCGAGACGTGTGCCCAGCCCGAGGCCGGTGAATTCACGTCCGGGTTCGGGGAGCAGATCCGTGCGGACTGA
- a CDS encoding aldo/keto reductase, with protein sequence MTHTDASPDAARSGTFQIGGDLSVNRLGFGAMRVTGDGIWGDPADPEGALETLRRLPELGVNLIDTADSYGPAVSEELIHQALHPYDTVVIATKAGLTRTGPNVWVPVGRPEYLKQQAYLSRRRLGVERIDLWQLHRIDPKVPRDEQFGAIRELMDEGVIRHAGLSEVNVEEIEAAREVFPVATVQNLYNLVNRKSEDVLDYCERENIGFLPWYPLAAGSLAKDGSVLAEVARRLNASPSQVALAWVLKRSPVMLPIPGTGKVRHLEENVAAAGLTLTDQDFQKLDEVGREEWEKNRT encoded by the coding sequence ATGACCCATACCGACGCTTCACCCGACGCCGCCCGCAGCGGCACCTTCCAGATTGGCGGCGACCTCTCGGTCAACCGCCTGGGCTTTGGCGCCATGCGCGTGACCGGGGACGGAATCTGGGGCGATCCCGCCGATCCCGAGGGTGCTCTCGAAACCCTGCGGCGGCTGCCCGAACTCGGCGTCAACCTGATCGACACTGCCGACAGCTACGGCCCTGCCGTGAGCGAGGAGTTGATTCATCAGGCGCTGCACCCCTACGACACCGTGGTGATCGCCACCAAGGCCGGCCTGACCCGCACCGGTCCCAATGTGTGGGTGCCGGTGGGCCGGCCCGAGTACCTCAAGCAGCAGGCCTACCTGTCCCGCCGCCGCCTGGGGGTGGAGCGCATTGATCTGTGGCAGCTGCACCGCATTGACCCGAAGGTGCCGCGTGATGAGCAGTTCGGGGCCATCCGCGAACTGATGGACGAGGGCGTGATCCGTCACGCCGGGCTCAGCGAGGTCAATGTCGAGGAGATCGAGGCCGCCCGCGAGGTCTTTCCGGTCGCTACCGTGCAGAACCTCTACAACCTGGTCAACCGCAAGTCCGAGGACGTGCTGGATTACTGTGAGCGCGAGAACATCGGCTTTCTGCCGTGGTACCCGCTGGCGGCGGGCAGCCTCGCCAAGGACGGCAGCGTGCTCGCCGAGGTCGCCCGGCGCCTGAACGCCTCGCCGTCGCAGGTGGCGCTGGCGTGGGTGCTCAAGCGCAGCCCGGTGATGCTGCCCATTCCCGGAACCGGCAAGGTCCGGCACCTGGAAGAGAATGTGGCCGCCGCAGGCCTGACCCTGACCGATCAGGACTTCCAGAAGCTGGACGAGGTCGGCCGGGAGGAATGGGAGAAGAACCGGACCTGA
- a CDS encoding type III polyketide synthase translates to MSSASCPPVVRSLVTGTPPHHVPQGQLREAARTLFPRMAARPQMLDVFSNAQIDVRALARPLEWYLQPRGFGEKNAVFVEEARALITRLGAEALRQAGVAPAEVDAVIVVNTSGLSTPSLDAWLIEALKLNRHAARLPVWGLGCAGGAAGLARAADLVRAGFRRVLYVSVELCSLTLVKGDESSSNFVGTALFADGAAALVVTAADVPGPPALLSLSGARSTLIENSEDIMGWDVVDDGLKVRFSRDIPALVRRMMRQNVTDALAAHGWNREEVGTFVVHPGGVKVLAAYEEALDLLPGALDSSRRVLRAYGNMSSATVLFVLQEVLKAAPRGKALLSAMGPGFSAEHVLVDFG, encoded by the coding sequence ATGAGTTCTGCTTCCTGCCCGCCTGTCGTGCGCTCGCTGGTCACGGGCACGCCTCCCCACCATGTTCCGCAGGGGCAGCTCAGGGAAGCGGCCCGCACGTTGTTTCCGCGCATGGCGGCGCGGCCGCAGATGCTCGACGTGTTCTCCAACGCCCAGATTGACGTGCGGGCGCTGGCCCGTCCGCTGGAGTGGTACCTGCAGCCGCGGGGATTTGGCGAGAAGAATGCCGTCTTCGTTGAGGAGGCGCGTGCGCTGATCACCCGGCTGGGGGCCGAAGCCCTGCGGCAGGCGGGGGTCGCTCCCGCCGAGGTGGACGCGGTGATCGTCGTGAACACCAGCGGGCTAAGCACGCCCAGCCTGGACGCGTGGCTGATCGAGGCGCTGAAACTTAACCGGCACGCCGCACGGCTGCCCGTGTGGGGGCTGGGCTGTGCGGGTGGAGCCGCCGGACTGGCGCGGGCGGCCGATCTGGTGCGTGCGGGCTTTCGCCGGGTGCTGTACGTGTCGGTGGAACTGTGCAGCCTCACGCTGGTCAAGGGCGATGAGTCAAGCAGCAACTTCGTGGGAACGGCCCTGTTCGCCGACGGCGCGGCAGCCCTGGTCGTCACCGCAGCGGACGTGCCCGGTCCGCCCGCCCTGCTGTCCCTGAGCGGTGCGCGCAGCACCCTGATCGAGAACAGCGAGGACATCATGGGCTGGGATGTGGTGGACGACGGCCTGAAGGTCCGCTTCAGCCGCGACATTCCGGCGCTGGTGCGCCGCATGATGCGCCAGAACGTGACCGACGCCCTCGCGGCCCACGGCTGGAACCGGGAGGAGGTGGGCACCTTCGTTGTCCACCCGGGCGGCGTGAAGGTGCTGGCCGCGTACGAGGAGGCGCTGGACCTGCTGCCCGGCGCGCTGGACAGCAGCCGCCGGGTGTTGCGGGCCTACGGCAACATGAGCAGCGCGACCGTCTTGTTCGTGTTGCAGGAGGTGCTGAAGGCGGCTCCGCGCGGCAAGGCCCTGCTCAGTGCCATGGGCCCCGGGTTCAGCGCGGAGCATGTGCTCGTGGATTTCGGTTAG